The segment CCGGCGTGGCTGGGGCATGAGGCCGCGGAATCGCTGGGCTCGACTATTTGTCCGGCGGAATGATTGTGCAGAATCCTTCACCCGCGAGGGCAGCCACGTTCCAGCACGGCCCGGATTTCCCGGAGGACCACGTCCGGACGGTTCCATATCTGTTCGGGCGAGTAGCTCAACACCGCATAACCCTGCGTTTGTGCGACGTTTGAACGGCCCATGTCCCGGCGCCAGGCTTCGCGTGAACTGTGGAATTGGAAGCCATTGATCTCAACAACGAGCCAGCCTTCGACCAGGAAATCCACCCGCCCGACGCCGGCGATCTGGACTTGACGGCGGAATTGGGGGCCAGCTGATTCGAACAGGAGTCGCGCACTGATCTCGGGTACCGACTCCGATAAACCGTCAGCCTTTGCCAGGCGCTTTCGGGCCGTTCCGTAGTACTTAGCCGTCATTTCGGACTCAAGAACGAACCTGGGTACACCGTGATGTTGCATGGCGGACTGTGCCATGGCTATGGCGTCTGCTTCGCTAAGGCATGTCAGCCCGTGAATGACAGTGTCCTCAAGACTTGCGATGGGCAGGTTTTGATCCGGCTCGAAGCGAAGGCGGCCGTGCCTGGCGGAGCGTAGGTCGCGGTGATGCTTGCTGACAAGATGGAGGCGCCTCAGCCGGTCCTTAATCCACAGCTGGTAACGGAAAGCGCTGGATGCGCACGTCAGGAGTGAATTGTCCATGATGGCTTGCAGAAACTCGGGGTCCGCCTCCGGTAGAGCCCAGACACCTTTGCGGGGTTGGACAGCCCCGGCAAAGGCCAGGCTCCGCACAGCGCGCTCGGAGTAGCCTTCCCGGCGCAGCATGCCAACCCGGGCTACTCCACCGAGCGAGATTAAGAATTCCAAGGGGTCCATGGATCGAGCTAGCCACGATTACGGCCCTCGGTGGCCCGGGAAATGACTCCATGTGGACAAACCCGGCTGTCGAGGTCCGGTGTTGGATTTTGTGCGATTATTCGCTGTTTCTCGGGTAGTAGACCCTGGAATCACGGGCCTCGGAGGTTCATCCATCCGAATGATCCAGCAGAATCTGTGGGGAGTCCGGGAACAACCGGCCCCTGTTTCCGGAAGGCTGCCAGGGCGCACAATTGATCCGTGCGCACATTTGGTGTGGAAGAGGAATTGCTGATTGTCGATCCCGTGACCGGCGAGCCGCTCGCGCTTGCCGACGCGCTCCTTTCGGGCATCGCCGAAAACGACCGGGCCCAGGATGAGCCCGGAACCGGCTTCAGCCCTGAGGAGATCGAGGGCCCCGAGACCGGCCTCAGCCATGAACTCAAGCTCGAGCAGATCGAGACCCAAACCCGGCCGTGCCGCAGCTACGGCGAGCTCTTGCATCAGATCCGCCGGGCGCGGGGCCTCGCAAGCCACGCTGCGCGGCGCCACGGCGCGAGGATTGCCGCGTTGGCCACCTCGCCCGTGGACGCCGCTTTGCACACCACTCCGGATCCCCGGTATGCCATCATGCTCGAGCGTTTTGGCATCACGGCACACGAACAGCTCACCTGCGGATTCCACGTCCACACCTCCGTCGAGAGCCCCGAAGAAGGTGTGGTGGTCCTGGACCGGATCCGGGACAAGCTCGCTGTCTTCACCGCGATCAGCGCCAATTCTCCCTACTGGCGGGGACTGGCCACGGGTTTTGAGAGCTACCGGACGCAGGCGTGGAACCGATGGCCGTCGTCGGGGCCGTCGGCCATCTTCGGTTCCTTGGCCTCTTACCGGCGTGTTGTCAGGAGGCTCATCGAAACGGGGGTCTTGCTGGACGAGGGGATGGTCTACTTCGATGCCAGGCTGTCCAGGCACGTTCCGACGGTGGAGGTCCGGGTAGCCGATGTCTGCCTCCGAGCCGAGGACGCCGCGCTCATTGCGGTGCTGGTTAGGGCCTTGGTTGAGACTTCTGTACGTGAATACCATGCCGGAATAGAGCCTGCGGCCGTGCCTACGGTTCTTTTACGGATGGCGTCTTGGCAGGCAAGCAATTTTGGACTGTGCACCGAACTGCTGGACTTCGGAACATTCCGCCCGGAGCCCGCCGCGGACGTCGTCTGGTCGTTGGTGGAGTACCTGGAACCTGTGCTCGCCGAACAGGGTGAATTCGACTTGGTCCAAACCGGCGTGGCAGCCATCCTGAGCCGCGGCAACGGCGCCATCGAGCAGCGGGGTGTTGCCGAACGCTGGAGCCAGAACGGGAGCGCGCCCGACGCCGTCGGACTGGCCGCCGTCGTCGAGCACGCCGTTCAGATCACGATGCGCTCGGAGAAGGACGAGGGCGACACAAAGCCGCAGCCCGTCCTCACCTGGGTGCGCCAGGACTGGCGCGAAGCGCCGAGCTAGACCTGCTTGAGGGCCCGTTCCAGATCCCGGACGAGGTCGTCCACATCCTCCAGCCCCACTGAAAGCCGCACGACGCCGTCGCTCAGGCCGATGGCCGCGCGGCCTTCCGGACCCATGGCGCGGTGGGTGGTGGTGGCGGGGTGGGTGATGAGGGACTTGGAGTCGCCTAGGTTGTTCGAGATATCGATGATGGCGAGTCCGTCCAGCAACGCGAAAGCGGCCTCTTTGGCCGATCGCCCGGCGGAAGGGAGCAGCTCGAAGGTCAGGACCGTGCCGCCGGCTTTCATTTGCTTCGCGGCGAGCTCGTACTGGGGGTGGGACTTAAGCAGCGGATACTTGACCCAGCTGATGGCCGGTTGTTCCTCGAGCCATTCTGCGATCCGCAACGCCGACGCCGAGGAGTGGTTTACTCGCAGCGCCATGGTTTCCAGGCCCTTGGTCAGCACCCAGGCGTTGAACGCGGAAAGCGATGGTCCTGTGTGTCGCATGAGTTGCTTGACGGGACCTTCGATGAACTCCTTGGTGCCCAGGATCGCTCCGCCCAGGACCCGGCCTTGGCCATCGATGTGTTTGGTGCCCGAGTAGACAATCACGTCGGCGCCGAGTTCGCCACAACGCTGCAGCAGCGGAGTGGCAAAGACATTGTCGACGACGACGGTAGCGCCCGCGGCGTGGGCCAGCTCGCTCACGGCGGCGATGTCCACGATTTCCTGCATCGGGTTCGACGGCGACTCGAAAAACACTGCGGTGGTGGGTTCGGACAACGCGGCGCGCCACTGATCCAGGTCCGGTCCGTCAACGAAGACCGTCTCGACGCCCCAGCGGGGCAGGATCTCGTTGAGGATGACGAAGCAGGAACCGAACAGCGAACGCGCGGCAACCACACGGTCACCGGCGGCCAGCAACGCACCAAGCGCGGTGAAGACAGCGGACATGCCCGACGCCGTCGCGAAGCATGCTTCGGTGCCTTCGAGCAGGCGGAGCCGCTCCTGGAACGTTGCAACCGAGGGGTTGCCGTAACGAGAGTAGACGAAGCGCTCGTCTTCGCCCGTAAACGCGCGCTCGGCGGCTGCCGCGGATTCGTAGACGAAGCCGGAATTCAGGAAGACAGCTTCGGAGGTCTCCTGGAAATTGGTGCGGTCAAGGCCGCCGCGGACTGCCTGGGTCTCAGGGTTCCAGCCAGCGGCGTCAGGATTGAATGTCACTTAGATCTTCCCCAGATTCGTAGGAAGTCCACGGTTTTTCCAACCATTCACGGTTCGCTCGCCGTAGCGGTCCGGTTCGCCCTCAAAGCCTTCAAGGACGTTGTAGGCGGTGTAGCCGGCCTGTGTTGCGGCACTGGCGGCGGCGATTGATCGCTGTCCGGAACGGCAGAGGAAGACCAGTTCGGTGGCATCCGCCTCCGGGGCCTGTTGCTTGAGCTGCTCGATAAATCCCGAGTTGGGGATCCCGCCGGCAAGGTTCCACTGAATGAACAGGGGATCGTTTCCTTTGTTGTTCGCAGACGCGGTGTCCGGGATGCCGATGTGGGCCCACTCGCCTTCGGTGCGGACGTCCACCAGGATGGCGCCTTGCTCCAGTTTGGCCCAGGCGTCGTGCGGGCTCAGGTCGCCGGCGTAGCTCATGCGTGGCCCTCGCCGTCGAACTCTTCATCAAGCTGGTCCACCGCATTGGCAACCGCGGCATCCGCGCTGGCGATTGCCGCGGGGAGGACGATGGCCTGCGCCACGATCACGTCCGTGCCGTTGAATGTCGCGGCCGGGCTGCCGTGCAACACGTATCCCTCGGCAAGGGCGGTAGAGATCCGCTCACAGAATTCCTTGGTATCAGGACCCGTGATGAGACGGTAGGAGAGTTTTTCTTCAGTGGGTTCAGGCATTGGTGCTCCTCAGTCACGCTTGCAGTTCGAAAGTGTCGATACGCCGAGTAGTCACCTGAGGCACCCCGCCGGAGAGAGGGTTGCCGACCAGCAAGTCAGGGCTTCGCGCTGGTGCTCATTACTCAAGAAGAAAATAACATCCATGACGGCGGCCTGCATTACCGGCAGTCGTCATGTTCCGTAACCGGGCGGCAACGCCGGTGGGTGGTGGGGACTAGGCCTCGGTTTGGTTGGGCAGTTGTTCCAGGCTTGCTTGGAGCCGCTGCGGCAGGGCATCAGTCCGTGGCGCTACTCCCGTGGGGGAGCGATGAAACGTGGAGCCTTGATGCTTCCGGATTTCGAGTAACTCGTGGACGGATATCCCGGTGGCTGTCGCCAGCGCGTGCAGCGAGAGGCTGTTGTGATGAGCCAAGGCAAAAACCACGCCGGACAGGGCCTCGAAACCTTCAGTTTCGTAGATTTCCTGCACCAGCTTGGACATGCCGTTCGCATCATCGATTGATCCCGCTGACGCGGCAGTCGCCATGGCGGTCAGCGACCATGCAGCAGAGTCGGGGCTGATGTAGATGCTCATGTCGATACCCTACGGACTCGGGCCCTCTGGGGGAATGGGCGGCGTCTTCCTCATTAACCCAACTGACTCGCAGTTGTTGTCGTTTTGAGCCCTCAGAACGACAACAACTGCGAGTTAGTTGGGGGAAGAAGCCTGATGCGCCGGCCCCAGAACCGGCGCATCAGACGTTTCTATCCGGACGCCAAGCGCAGGATCAGCGCTGCATGCCCGGGGAACCTCGAAACGAGGGACTCGATGTCCTTTTCCGTTGGCTTCGCCGAGTCCGATCTCTCGTAACCGGGCGAGAGGCTGCAGCTGACCAAGGCGAACCCCGGACCGGCCAACTCCGCCCCGAACCACGTGGAATGCGGGGCAACTCCTTGCAAGGTCTCGCCGGCCTCCGGGTTGGGACCGAACAGGGTTTCGGAATAGCCGAGTTCGGAATAGCCATTGTCCGGCGAGAAGACATGCAGCCTGAGGGGCGTCCCCAAGTGGAAGAACCACAACTCGTCCTGCTTCAGGGTGTGCAGCTGGAGAATCTCCCCGGTCTGCAGCAGGTACCAGTTGGAACTGTAGAGCGGGTGATCGACGTCGAAGCGCGGAGGCAACGCCGAACCGGTTATGTCCTCGTTGCTTACCAGGGCGGACGCGAACCAGCCGCCCACACTAGCGGGGGACATGTCCAGCCGTTTGATCCAGTCCTCAGCGGATTCAGTCATTGACCGGGTCCTTCAGGGAGAAACAGACCGTGATGCCAATGATTTCCTTGCTGCCCAGGGCGCGCAACAACCCTTTTTGGGTCACGATGTCCACATTCACCATGCCGTCTTCTTTGCTGGGGACGGCGATCGTTTCGTGGAAGTTGAGCAGGGGCTTTCCGCTCGCCATCACTTCCTTGTCGTGGGCAACGTGTTCCGCGCGCGAGTCCTGGTGCCCGATCAGTTCCGCCTTGCTCATGCTCACTAGGTCCGCGAAGTTCTGGTTGACCCACAGGAAGACCGAGTTCGCGTCCTTGACTACCCAGTACACGCCGTCCTGCCGGTCCAGCACATCGGCGACGCTCATGGGCGGAACGGTGGGAAGGAGCGCCGGGTCCAGCGCCGGGGCGAAGGTCACGGCGCTGCCGCCGTTCCGCCGTCGGCCGCTAGTCTTTCGGCGAGGTCCTGCGCCAGGGCCACCATGGTCATGGTGGGGTTCCAGGACCCGCCGGTGGGCCAGAGGCTGCCGCCGGTGACGAAGACGTTCTGCACGCCGTTGAGGCGGTAGTCGGTCCCGACGACGGCGTCCTCCTCTTCGCCGATTGGCAAGCTGGAGCTTTCGTGCACCAATCCCGGTACGCGGCGCTCGGGGATTGCGGGACGCTCGGCGCCCCAGCTCCCGGCATCGGGATCCCCGTGCCAGTATTCGACGCGCTCCGCACCGGAAGGGGACAGGACCCGCTCCAGCATTTGGAAGGTTCCCTCGTCCATGGTGTCCCACGTGTCGTCGTCAGTGGCGTTGGCCAGCACCTGCAAGGTGACGTTGCAAGTGGGGTCCGCGCTGCCGGACAAGCGCAAGTGGTTCTCCGGATTGCTCTCGTCCAGTTCGCCGAGGACGGCGCAGACGAACACCAAATAGTCCTCCGATGACCGCAGCTGTGCCAGCGAAGCCGTGGCGACGACGTCGGGGGCGTAGCGTTCGGACTTCTGGGCGTTCTTGTCCGGGAAACGGTCCGAGAGGACCGAGAGTTGCACGTGATACTGCATGCCGGCCGGGCTCTTGCCCGCCAAATAGATGGCCGCCAGTTCCAGCTCGCCGAGCTGTTCGCTGAAATCAAAATCCTTGCGCGGAACCCGGGCCACCACCGAGGTGATGAAGTGGGCGGCGAAGTGCCCCCCGGCCCCTTGAACCTGCGGGAAGGAATTGAGAACCAGGGTCGCCGGGGGAAGCGTGCCCATGGCCAGGACCAGGTTGGCATCGCCGACATTTACCACTCCGCGGTTGGTGTTCAACGCGGTGGCCCGTCCGTCCTGCTGGAGCACACTCAACACCGTGCAGTCCGTGACCACGCGAAGAGCCGCGCCCTTGCCTTGGGCCTCGAGCGCCGCCTGCCGGTCCGACAATTCCAGAAGGACCGCTGGCGTGGAGAACTTCGCGAAGTCCACACCTGAGCGTGCGCCCGTTGCCACAGCGAGCGGGGCCGGCATGCTGCGGGTGGCGGAATCGATCTTATGCAGGCCTGCCCCGAGCCGTTCCTGGAGGGCTTTCTGCATGATTCCGTAGACGGGCCGGGTGTCGTTAATGAGATCGACGACATCGGCCGACCGTCCGACGTCGATCTGGTCCGCCGAAACCACGTTGAGCAGATCTTCCGCCGACGTGAAGTGCGACTTGGCGGCGTCCATCACCGCCCGCGGCCAGCCCCGCATTTCATCTTCCTCGGGGCGGGGGCACCACGCGCTCCACATGATGCTGCGTCCGCCGTAGAAAGGGACCATGCCGTGCTGCCAGGAAATCTTGCCTGGCGGCTGGTTGGCCGTGGCAGCCGCCAAGGTCCAGGGGAAGGTCTCCGAGAGCCCTCCCAGCGTCTCCTTGTACGGCAACGGCAGGTTCTGGAAATGCTGCGGCAAGAAAAAGGGACCCCGTTCAATGATCAGGATCCGTGCGTGCGGATTGACCGTCAGTGTCCGCTCAGCAAAGGCGTAGGCGCAGAACCCGCTGCCGATGACTATGTGGTCGAATTGTTCTTCTTCGCGGACTTTTTTCCATTCTCCCTCGGAGACGAAGAAGACATGATCCATCACCTTCTGGGGTGAGGGATCCTGGGGACCGGGCGTGGGAAAACCGTGATTGAAATTCTGGGACGAAGAAACTGCACTCACAATGATGCCTTCCATCGACTTGCTGATTCCACGGCACCGTGAAATCAGGTGCCCGCTGGGCCGAAAGGCAGATCACCTTTCCCCAACAAGGTTCACGGAAACTAGTTAACTACCGCGGCGACGGCGGCACAATAGACTTTGGCGGATTGCCGCCGGCCGAGAGACTTGGCATACTCCACGCGTGTCTTCTCTTCCTGTGACGTTTGCCGAGGACGTCATCAATCGGCCTATCAGGATCCAGTTCGAGGCATTCATTGACGAGCACCGCCGTGCGCTCAATGACTCTTTGAACGGGTTGACTGAGGAACAGGTCCGCCGGTCATTGGTGCCGTCCCGGACCACCCTGCTGGGCTTGGTGAAGCACGCGACCTCATCCTTGGGACTCGACGACTTGCTCAACGGCAACCGACGCGGACCGCTCCCGCTACGCTGGGTGTACCTTCACATGCTGCGCGAGCTTGCACAGCACTGCGGGCACGCTGACATCCTGCGGGAGCAGCTACTCAGCCAGGACCGCCGGCAAAGCCCTACTCAATCCCCGCGAACAACTCGTTAAGCTCGGCGGTGAGCTGCTTACGCATTGCCGGGGTGCCGATCTCCCTGCCGTCAACGTGGTTGACCGGAGCGATGAGCCGGATGCTCGAGATCAGCCACACGGCGTCGGCGTCGAACAGGTCCTCCGGGACCAGTGGGCCGTAGCCAAGCTCCCAGCCCGCCGCCTTCGCTTTCGTGAAAAGAGCGTCTTGGGACGTTCCCGGGAGGATGCCGCTGTCCAGTTGCGGAGTGATGAGGCGCTTGACCGAGCGCACGGAGCCGGTGCCGTCGTCGACCGTTTCAACATGCGCCAGCAACACGGTCGACGTCGGGCCCTCCAGGACGCGTCCGTCGGTGGAGGTGAAGATGGCGTCGTCGGCGCCCTGCTTGTGTGCGTACCGCAGCGCGGCCATGTTCACCGCGTAGGAGAGCGTTTTGGCTCCGAGCAGCAGCCAGGGGGCGCGGTCGCCCGCCTCCGTGTCGAAGCCCCGGTCAAGGAGTACGACGTCGATGCCCGTCTCGCGCTGCCGGCGGCTGCCCGCGGGGGACGGCGAAGCCTGGATCCAGCACGTGGGAGCCGAAGCGCCTTCCACTCCGCGCGTCACCAAGAGCTTGACGACGACCTCGTCCTCGGCGGGGCTTGGCGCCGGGAAGGCGTCGCGGAATTCCTTGATGGCCGTGTCGATCGCGCGGCGCCAGACGTCCTGCTCGGGAATGTTGAGGTCCAGGGCGCGAGCCGAACTCTCAAGCCGGTTCAGGTGCGCTTGAACTTTCCGTGCCCGGCCCCCGACGGCGAGGAGCGACTCGAAGACGCCGTCACCCCGGGTGGCGCCCAGGTCGGTTGCCATGAGTTGCGGCTGGCTGGAATCGGCGATGCGGCCGTTTTCGAACGCTGGATCCAGGAAGACGAGGATTGTCGAGGCAGGAAGAGTCATGCTTCCAGCTTAGTGTGGCCCCCAGAGGGATGGTCAGGACGAGCGGTCGGGAGCGGTGCGCCAGATAGGCTGGGCTGACTGTTACTTCTTTGACTAGTTCTTTGACTGGGGGGTTGTCGAGTGCCGTTTCCTTTTCCGTTCGGGGTGGAGTGGACCTGGCTCCTCACCGCGTGGGCCATTTTCGAGATCATCTTGCGCATTGTGCTGCTGGGCGTCATCCCGGGAAACCGCCGTCCCACCACGGCCATGGCCTGGCTCCTGGCCGTCTTCCTCGTCCCGTCAGTGGGCTTCGTCTTGTTCCTGCTGTTCGGCAATTTCCGGTTGTCCCGCCGTCGTCGTGAACAGCAGGAGCAAGTCAACGAACGGGTGCGTGCCGGCACGTCGGCGCTCGCCGACGTCGTCAGCACCTACTCCGGTCCCGAATGGGTGACGTCGGCCGCTGAACTGAACCGGCGCCTCGGCTCCCTGCCGATGGTGGACGGCAACTCTGCGGAGTTGATCGCCGGCTATGAGGAATCGCTCAAGGCCATGGCGGAAGCGGTTCGGGGGGCCAAGAGCTTCGTCAATGCGGAGTTTTACATCATGAGCAGTGATTCGGTCACCGACGAGCTCCTCACTGAGTTGGAAAACGCTGCCGACCGGGGTGTCGACGTCCGGCTCCTGTTCGATCACATCGGCACGTTGCGGATCCCCGGTTACCGACGGCTGGTCCGCAGGCTGAAGCGCGGCGGGATCCAGTGGCGCCGCATGTTGCCTTTGCTGCCGATCCACGGCCAGTGGCGCCGCCCGGATCTGCGGAACCACCGGAAGATCCTGGTGATCGACGGCGAAATCGCGTTCACCGGCTCCCAGAACCTGATCGAGCCCTCCTACAACAACCCCAAGCACCGACGCGCCGGCCGCAAGTGGGTGGAACTCATGGTCCGTATGGAGGGGCCGATCGTTGCCACCCTCAACGTCGTCTTCGCCACCGACTGGCTGAGCGAGACCGATGAGTCTCTCGAATACCAGTTGCAGGTCTCCGACAGGGCCACCGCGGGGCCGATCACGGCCCAGGTGGTCCCGAGCGGTCCGGGGTTTGTCACGGAGAACAACCTGCGTCTGTTCAATACACTGATCTACTCGGCTCAGCACCGCATCTCGATCTGCAGTCCGTACTTCGTGCCCGACGATTCGCTGTTGTACGCCATTACGACGGCGGCACAGCGTGGCGTCGACGTGGAGCTTTTCGTCTCCGAGAAGGGCGATCAGTTCCTGGTCCACCACGCACAGCGCTCCTATTACGAAGCGCTCCTGGAGGCCGGGGTGCGGATCTATCTCTACCGCGCACCGTACGTGCTGCACGCGAAGCACTTCACGATCGATGAGGAAGTGGCGGTGCTCGGCTCCAGCAACATGGACATGCGCTCCTTCTCGCTCAACATGGAGGTGTCCGTGATGTTGCTGGGTGCTGAGGCGGTGGACAGCATGCGTTCGGTGGAGTCGGCGTACAGGGCCATGTGCCAAGAGCTGACGTTGAACGATTGGCTGGGCCGGCCGATGCTCGCCAAATACGTGGACAACGTGGCGCGGTTGACGGCCACCCTGCAATAAGGCTCAGTCCTCGGCGCAGGCTTCGTCCGCGGGTTCGGCGTGGATCCGCGAGAGGAGCCCATGAAGCTGCCGGATCTCCTCGGCGGAGAATCCAGCGAAGGCTTCCCGTTCGACGTCGGCCACGGCAATCTCGATCGAAGCGACGGCGCGCTTGCCTTCCGCAGTGATTTCAACGAAATGCCGACGGCGGTCTGCAGGGTCCCGGCGACGGTCGGCCAGCCCTCGGCGTTCGAGATCGTTCAAGACGGCCACGAGGGCGCTGGCGTCGATCGAGAGGATATCGATGAGGCCTTGCTGGCTGATGGGACCGGACTCGTCAAGTCGGCACAGGAGGACCGCATGCCTTGGGCTGAGTCCGGAGGAGTCCAGCGCCTGGCGGAGGCGGGTGTTCATGATGCGCCCGTGGCGCGCCAGGAGGAAACCCAGTTGCTTGCCTGCTGCTGACGGACTCATCGAGAAATCCTATCACTGAGGAAATTATCGGTCCTTAGGAATCGTTGTCATTCATAAACGATCTGCGCGGCGCGGAGCCGGGCAGCGTGAGCTTCTTCGGCCCATTCGATCCAAAGGAGTTGCCATGAATGACCACGCTTCGAACGCCTCTGTAGTAATTGTCGGTGGAGGCTACGGTGGTATCGCCGTAGCCAAAGCACTCGACGCACAGGCGGCCGTCACCTTGGTGGAGCCAAAGGACGCCTTCGTGCACAATATCGCGGCGCTGCGCTCCGTCGTCCAACCCGATTTCCTGCCGCGAATGTTTTTGCCGTATGACCGCCTTCTAGTGCACGGCACCGTGCTCCGGGACCGTGCCGTGAGGGTGGATGGACACACCGTCGAGCTGGCTTCCGGAACCCGGCTGACGCCCGATTACATCGTCTTGGCAAGCGGCTCAAGCTATCCGTTCCCGGCCAAGAGCGATCGTATGGTCACGACCGATGCCATCGCGCGCTACCAAGCCGCACATGATGACCTCAAGCGTGCCAGCAGGGTCATGCTCCTGGGCGCCGGGGCGGTGGGCCTTGAATTTGCCGGCGAGATTGCCGCCGCATGGCCGGACAAGGACGTGGTGCTGGTGGATCTGGCCCCGGACATCCTTCCCGGACCATACGATCCACGGCTGCGCGCCGAGGTCAATCGGCAGCTGGACGGCATCGGCATCCGGCGAATCATGGGCAGCCCCTTGGTGCAGTTGCCTTCGGTTCCCGCCGGGGAATTCGCGACATTCACGGTCAACACCGCAGGTGGCACTGCCATAGAGGCGGACATCTGGTTCCGCTGCTACGGGATAGCCCCGCAGACCGACTATGTTGCAGGGGAGCTGCTCGCCGCCCGGACCGCCGACGGCTATCTGCAAGTCACGCCCGAACTCCGGGTGGCGGGCTTCGAGAATGTCTATGCCCTGGGCGACATCTCGGCGATCGACGTGAATAAGGCCGGCGTCGCTGGACGCGAGGCTGCGGTGGTTGCCAAGAACATCCAGGCCCAATTGGACGGCTCCGCCGGCTTGGACGCCTATACGCCGTCGCGGCCGGTCATCATCCTTCCCTTGGGGCCCTCGGGTGGTTCGGGACAACTGCCCGACGGCGAAATCGCCAGCCCGGAGATGATCTCCCAGATCAAAGGGCAACACATGATGATCGATCGCTTTGTCGAGATGTTGAACCTGGGTTCCTGAGCGTACGTGAGCGGGCCGTCCGTCCGCCTCCGCGCCCCGGATACTGCACGCCATCGCAAACGCAACAATAAAGTCCTTCTTCTGCAGCGACCCCTCAAGGCTTTTACGCCAAGTTAACGCCGCATCTGGTCGAGTCGGACATGCCCCTAGCTAACTGCTGTGCGCCATCCGCGGGGGTAGCCGGCCCGCAGTACAGCCGGCTGGAGCTCTCACTATCGGAAGAAGAGAACACCATGACCCGAAGAAACAATCAGGCCTTGAAACGATGGTGGCCGAACGAGGCCGGGGCCGTTAGAGACGATTCAGCCTATCGCGAAGAGCACGCGCGGGCTCCGGAAGCAACTAAGCCTGCTGCGAACGCCAGCCACGGAAATCGATTCCACACCCCGCAGCGTATATGGCGAATTCGTTCTCTAGTGGTGCTTGTCTTGCTCGGGCTCCTTGCCGTTTTGACGGGAGTTTCCCCGGCGACGGCGCTCAAGGGGGGTTCTGAATCGACCCAGAAGTATCCGTTCATGGGTTCGTTCCAGCCAGCGTATCCCGCTCCTCCCCGGGCGGACGGGCATGGGTGCGGGGTGATGGTCCTCGCGCCGCAGTGGGTACTGACCGCCAGTCACTGCGCCGGCAAGAACCCCACCAT is part of the Arthrobacter methylotrophus genome and harbors:
- a CDS encoding FAD-dependent oxidoreductase, whose product is MNDHASNASVVIVGGGYGGIAVAKALDAQAAVTLVEPKDAFVHNIAALRSVVQPDFLPRMFLPYDRLLVHGTVLRDRAVRVDGHTVELASGTRLTPDYIVLASGSSYPFPAKSDRMVTTDAIARYQAAHDDLKRASRVMLLGAGAVGLEFAGEIAAAWPDKDVVLVDLAPDILPGPYDPRLRAEVNRQLDGIGIRRIMGSPLVQLPSVPAGEFATFTVNTAGGTAIEADIWFRCYGIAPQTDYVAGELLAARTADGYLQVTPELRVAGFENVYALGDISAIDVNKAGVAGREAAVVAKNIQAQLDGSAGLDAYTPSRPVIILPLGPSGGSGQLPDGEIASPEMISQIKGQHMMIDRFVEMLNLGS
- the cls gene encoding cardiolipin synthase produces the protein MEWTWLLTAWAIFEIILRIVLLGVIPGNRRPTTAMAWLLAVFLVPSVGFVLFLLFGNFRLSRRRREQQEQVNERVRAGTSALADVVSTYSGPEWVTSAAELNRRLGSLPMVDGNSAELIAGYEESLKAMAEAVRGAKSFVNAEFYIMSSDSVTDELLTELENAADRGVDVRLLFDHIGTLRIPGYRRLVRRLKRGGIQWRRMLPLLPIHGQWRRPDLRNHRKILVIDGEIAFTGSQNLIEPSYNNPKHRRAGRKWVELMVRMEGPIVATLNVVFATDWLSETDESLEYQLQVSDRATAGPITAQVVPSGPGFVTENNLRLFNTLIYSAQHRISICSPYFVPDDSLLYAITTAAQRGVDVELFVSEKGDQFLVHHAQRSYYEALLEAGVRIYLYRAPYVLHAKHFTIDEEVAVLGSSNMDMRSFSLNMEVSVMLLGAEAVDSMRSVESAYRAMCQELTLNDWLGRPMLAKYVDNVARLTATLQ
- a CDS encoding aminodeoxychorismate lyase; its protein translation is MTLPASTILVFLDPAFENGRIADSSQPQLMATDLGATRGDGVFESLLAVGGRARKVQAHLNRLESSARALDLNIPEQDVWRRAIDTAIKEFRDAFPAPSPAEDEVVVKLLVTRGVEGASAPTCWIQASPSPAGSRRQRETGIDVVLLDRGFDTEAGDRAPWLLLGAKTLSYAVNMAALRYAHKQGADDAIFTSTDGRVLEGPTSTVLLAHVETVDDGTGSVRSVKRLITPQLDSGILPGTSQDALFTKAKAAGWELGYGPLVPEDLFDADAVWLISSIRLIAPVNHVDGREIGTPAMRKQLTAELNELFAGIE
- a CDS encoding MarR family winged helix-turn-helix transcriptional regulator, which produces MSPSAAGKQLGFLLARHGRIMNTRLRQALDSSGLSPRHAVLLCRLDESGPISQQGLIDILSIDASALVAVLNDLERRGLADRRRDPADRRRHFVEITAEGKRAVASIEIAVADVEREAFAGFSAEEIRQLHGLLSRIHAEPADEACAED